CCGCAGCTCTTGAAGAGACTTGTCGGGGATTGGCTTGAGGGCAGGCTATGCGGGAACAGTGAGGCCTGAACTCTCCGTCGACGAGACTAGGATAGAGCGGTTGGAGAGGCGCTTGGAACTCCTTGAGGAGAAGGTGAAGGTGCTATTGAGACTGGTAGGTGGCCCCGGTTTTGCTTCAGGTTAATGAGGGTAATACAAGGTGTTTTGATCTCCATGGGTAGGTGTGCCCAGGTGATGTGCTGATGGTGAAACGTGAGGATCTCGTGTTGGCGGTTGCGTGGGAGCTTCTCCGGGCGCGTAGGGAGCGGGGGTTGCGTGATCCGGTACCGAGTCTCTATGACCTTACTAAGGTGTTGGCGAGGCTCCGCGAGATGGGCGTCGATGTCGGGCTGGAGTTTATCGAGTACAGTCACGGGCCTTACAGCCCCGACCTCGAGCCGTTCCTCGAGGAATTGAGTGAGAGGGGCCTAGGCGTGTATAGGGTCGATGTCCATATTCCGCGTGCTCCGGTTGGTGTCGACCCAGACTATGCATGGGCCATCATAGAGCACCAGTTGTCCGAGAGGGATGCAGACCGCAAGTATGTCCGGAAGAGGTTCGAGCCTCGCGCTGAACCGGGGCAGCTCCCCGGGGAACTCCAGGAGAAGATACGGGCAGCCGTCCGCGGCTATCTCGAGGAGGCGTCTAGGTGACGTGGCTTGTACGTTGCAGAGCTGGTGCTGGAGGGCACGCATTACTATTGCTCCCGGCTTCTGGCGAGAGCGCAGCACGAGTGGCTCCTTCGCCTCGTGAGGGGTGGCGGGCTCCGTAGCCTTCTCGACGCCGCTGAGAAGGCATACAAGCTGTTGGATCTGCGTGAGGAGCTGAGAGGCCTAGGCGACATTCGTGTAAGTAGCGCGAAAGACCTCTTCGCACGCATATGCATCGAGGATGATGACGTTAGACGCCTGGTTGCCTCAGTGGCATCGGCCGTAGGCTACTCGAATATCGTACAGTTTCTGGCTGATCGTCACACGCTGCTCATCCTATACGGGGCTGCTGTCGGGTGCCACGAGCCCAGCGTATACTGTGTGCTGGAGCCTCGCTTCGAGGTAGAGAACCACGATCTAAGCAAAGAGCTGGAGGGGAAAAGCCTCCTTCCATACCGCCTCTTCGACCTCCTTGTCGTCGAAGGCAACAGACTACGACTAATCGAGGTCAAGTACATCCTCTCACGCGAAAAGAACCCCCGGGGCACCGTACCCGGCGGCACGATGCTAGCCCACCTGGCGTCGTTCGTTGAGAAGCTCGTATCAACGGCACAGCTGCTACACGAGCCGCTGCGCACGGCAGGCTATACTGTAGAGTACCACTTTGTCGCCATACTCGGCCCCGGCAGGGAGATCAAAAAGAGCGTCTGGAAGCACATCGAGAAAATCACTGGCGCCCTAGAGAGCCTCATAGAAGCACCCGTGGAACCACACAATACCCTATACATTGACATAGCGAGAGAAGTCCAGAATGCAAATCCCACGCCACCCTACGCCTACCGGGCAAAGACCAAGCAAACCGATCAAAAAAGAGATACGAAGAGATAGACAAGAGACCGGTGGCATGGCGCGGTGAACGCATCGCGGTGTTTACATTTCGTTTTGAATGGTTACCCTTGCTGTCCCGATCGTCCCCCGGTGACGGGTGACCGGTTACCCTTGCACCGAGGCATCACCGCAGGCTATGCGGCGGTTACTGGGCCTTACAGTACATCTAGACCATACCAGAGGACGAACAGGGAGGATTAGAATGGAAATAAAGGAAAGACCGGTGGTATGGTGTCGTAAGGTGCTCGTGTTGTTTTCATTCTGGTGTTGACTTGACTTTGTGAGGCTTTGGCTGCGAGCCTCTCCCCACATAATACCGCATTGTGATGGTCTCACGGCGTAATGCTTAGTGCTGCTCGAGAGATCAGCTGGTATCGTGACGACCCTAACGCTCTTACCGAGGTGCCACACCGTCTTGTAAGCCACCTTTACACCGCTGCTCCTCAACTTACTGTACAATAGAGATAGGCTCTAGTAGCCTAAGCGTCTGGCAGTCTCGCTTGTTAACGCGATAAACTCATCCTTCCTGAAAGCAGCATCTCCCTCGAGCAACTTAGGTAGCTGCTCCCGGATCTTCTCGAGGAGCGACTTCTCTCCGGCTGTGGCCCTGACCTTCTCTCTGCTCTTCCTCTTCTTGTGTTTCTCCCCCTCTTCAACCGCGGTTGGAGCACCTCAAGCCTCTCGCACACTATGTGATCATCGCGGTCGACGACCACCACTAGCCTCATGCAACCAGCCCGGATACACCACCTTAGAAGCTTCTAGGGTATACTCGTGGATCATGTCTCTTCGAGTTGCCCACAGCTTCCTCGCGGAGGACATCGCTCATGTATTATTATAGGGGTTTAAGTGTGATGAATGCCGGGTTATCTTCGCTGTTGGACTTATCCTCCTCCCCGAGGAGCTATAGATGGGCTGGGTGTCCTCGCCAGATAACGGGGAGGTGGTTGCAGAGAGTTTGTGCAAAGCTAAGGGTCGTGGTGGAGTATGACCGTGAGGCTGACGCAGCATACATTCGGCTCGGGGAGGGGAGGGTGGCAGAGACCATGGAGGTTGAGCCCGGGGTGTTGCTTGACCTTGACGATGAGGGGAGGGTGATTGGCGTGGAGGTTCTCGAGGCGAGCGTGAGGCTTGGGCGCGTCCTTTCGAGGCTAGAGGAGCTAACCGTCAAGGCCAGGACTGATTACCAGGTGTAATTATAGCATGTCCAGTCTTGATAGCGGGAGTGTAGTTTGAGGATACGCCTAACCAGGCACGCTGAGGAGAGGCTGAGGGAGAGGGGTATCAGCCTCGAAGAGGTGAAGGTGTGCATCCAAAACCCAGACTATACCGAGGAGTCCAGGGGTGCACTTAGATGCTGGAAGAGGATGGGCGACAAGTACATCGTCGTGGTGTACCGGGTCGAGTGCAATCAGTGGATAGTTATAACGGCTTACAAGACCTCGAGGAGGCCGCGGCTACCCGGCAGGCAGTAGACACCCACGCCTCTGTCTGCCTTTAGCTTGATTCTTCCGCTCGGCGTCGCGTAAAGTATGATGGTAGAGGCTGCCTCGTCTTTATGGTTGTGAGGCTGTTTGATCGCTAGTGATCCTATACCCAGTGTTGCAGAGGGCATGGTACTCCTGTATCCCATCCTGACCAGTGACTATGTCTCTTCTAGCTCCGTGGAGACCATGCGACCCGCTGAGTTGGCAAGTGCTATTCTTGCGGTGCACGTTGTACTTCAGAACGTTGGATGCGTCGAAGCCGATATCGTCTACCTGGCAGTAGGCCCTGAGGATAATAATAAGCTGTCTAATCTGTCTAGTTATTGAGCCAAGAGTGGAGAGATATCGAGTGCAGAATCCGGCCAAGAGGGCATAACATAGCGTGTTCGCCATGTTAGCCCAGCCTCTTTAGGCTCGAGATTGCGAAG
The Pyrolobus fumarii 1A DNA segment above includes these coding regions:
- a CDS encoding DUF2283 domain-containing protein; translated protein: MQRVCAKLRVVVEYDREADAAYIRLGEGRVAETMEVEPGVLLDLDDEGRVIGVEVLEASVRLGRVLSRLEELTVKARTDYQV
- a CDS encoding DUF4258 domain-containing protein — translated: MRIRLTRHAEERLRERGISLEEVKVCIQNPDYTEESRGALRCWKRMGDKYIVVVYRVECNQWIVITAYKTSRRPRLPGRQ